The window AACACGAGACATTTACCAACGTTTCATTAACCCTGAAGCGGATTCTCAAAAAGTATTGCGTTTAGGTATATTCAGTTCTGTGATGGTAGGTACAACAGGAGCACTAATCGCATGGTACTCGGAAAGTATTATTTCACTCTTGGTCATGACTTTCACAATCAACTCTGCCGGGCTCTTTTTCCCAACAATAGGGGCTTTTTTCTGGAAGCGTGCGAATAGTCAGGCAGCATTCTGGAGCATGACAATTTCCCTGGCGATTGTTTGTGTCTGGTACCTTGGGCAATACCTGCATTTTAATTCCACAGTTTTCAACATAGATCCTTTGTGGCCGGGACTTATTGTTTCGTTTACTGTTTTTAGTCTTATGTCGGCACTTTCTACGGATTCTTCAACAGAAATGGATTTGACCAAAGGTATTCTTAATGTCTCTGACAATCGTTAGCTGGATCTATCTTTACGCCGCAATACTACTTGAGGTTACAGGAACATATTTCATAAAGCTCTCGGAAGGCTTTTCAAGGCCGCTTCCGTCTCTTTGTGTTCTACTCTTCTATGGCATCTCTTTTTGGTTGATGAGCCTTGCTGTAAGAAAAATAGATCTTGGTATAGCTTATGCCATCTGGTCTGGCATAGGAATTACCGCAATCACAATCATTGGAACTGTAATTTTCAAGGAACCTATTACCATTAAAAAAATTATCAGCATCGGTATTATCATGATTGGTGTGATTTCTCTCAACCTTGATCCAATGAGCAGCTAACGAGTATACAATGAGCTTCCTTTGGTTTTATTAAGGAGTACGTTGATTACCCGACATAGGCCTGGGATTATATGACGCTAATTCATCACTATAGCTCTCCAGAACGCCTATGCAATGTCGGCTAATCAGGTTCCGTCTTAATAGTATGCAGTAGTTGCCTATATGGGGTATCAAATTCAAGATTTGTTCTGGCAATAACAGGCCATTGACAGATCCATTATTAAGAGATGTTTCCTGATGCTCTTCAGGTGGACGGAGGTGGAAAGCCGATCCCAGGCTTTTGCGGATCAGAACCGGCGATGCACAGTAGCCATTTCAACTTCAAGATTCGGTGGAATCTTCAGTCATTCGGAATGGCTATATTAATCGCGTTATTGGATGGAGCATCTTGTCCCAGCACAAGCCACTTGGAACAGGGGTAATAACGATGTCAGTACAGCCATTATCGGCCACTATTTAACCGATAATTTAGGCATCCTTAGCATGCCCACAGTATGTCATATTGAAGCAAGCAATGCTGCACCCAGAATGGCCCCAGTATTCAACTTCTTATGGAAGCATCATTCCCGCCAGAGAATAAAATTGATTTCTACAGGCACTGAGGCATCCGCATGATATGGTATCACTCTCGGAGTGTAGTCTTGTGCAGATCGCCCTTTTGATACAACTGCATGATATTGATAGCCGATAACAGACCCTGATAGCCTCTCACCACGATCCATGGTTATGCGGACGGGATTCGAATCAGGTGACAGCGGGTCAGCATACAATTCAACCCTAACTGCTGACGGATGCACCTCACCCAGATAGACTTCAACGAGAAACAGGTTTCGCACGGAAGACTCATCGACAGTGCATTGCCCAAAACGCAGCTGCTGCCAGTGACTAAGAAGAGTAAGATGCCACTCATCCAGGGCGGTTGCAAGACTACCATTGTCTGCGGCCCTCCGTTGATACGCCGCTGCTGCCGGCACATAGTAATCGCTGGTGTACTCTCGCACCATCCGATTGCAGGAAAATAGTGGCGTCAGTCGTGCCATGCTATGCCGCATTCTGGTCACCCATGCCGTGGGAATGCCGCGTTCGTCGCGGGTGTAGAATGCCGGTACCACTTCCTCCTCCAGCAGCATATACAATTCTTCAGCCTCTTTGGCATCCCAGGCGGGATCGTGATCGTGCTCCTTTCCATCACCAAGTGACCAACCTACTCCAGGTTCATAGGCCTCGGCCCACCAGCCATCAAGTTCGGACAAGTTGAGCCCTCCGTTAACCAGCACCTTCATTCCACTGGTACCGCAGGCTTCCCAGGGCCGGCGAGGTGTATTCAACCACAGATCAACACCCTGGACCAGTTCAGCAGCAAGGCCCATATCATAATCCTCAAGGAAAACTCCATGCTCACGCACTTCCGGTCGGCGCAAATACTCACTCCATTCGCGGACCAGCCTTTTTCCTTCTTCATCCTGAGGATGTGCCTTACCGGCAATAATAAGCTGAACAGGATGCTGTGGGTGCGTGAGTAGGTGGGTCAATCGTTCCGGGTCGGTAAGTAGCAACCCTGGTCTCTTGTAACTGGCAAAGCGGCGAGCGAAGCCGATTGTCAGCACATGCGGATCAAGCGTCTCACGGCATTGCCGAAGATCTTTTTCAGACAGGCGGCAAGCTTCCTGCTGGCAAATTAGACGACGGCGCACCGCTGTAATGAGCGGTTGGCGTGCCTCATTGCGCATAGTCCACAATTTTTCATCGTCAACGTTTTTCAAGGCATACTCGACGGTTTCCAGGGTGCTGAACCAGCTGCCCTTGCCGCACCGTTCAGTCCAGAGCGTATCGGCAGCCGCAGAATCCCACGATGGCACGTGCACACCGTTTGTGACATGTCCTATGGGGATTTCCTGTTGGGGCCAACGGGGAAAGAGGGGACGAAAAATTTGACGGCTCACCTCTCCGTGCAAGCGACTGACGCCGTTTGTCCTACCGCAGCCCCGGAGTGCGAGATATGCCATGTTAAAGGAATCATGGTTCTCGGCCTCCCGTGAACATCCCAACGAGAGTAGAGCTTCCATGGATATGCCGAGCGTCTTCGTATATTCGGAAAAATATTGCGTCATAAGCCCTGGTGGGAAACGATCAAAACCTGCTGCTACGGGCGTATGGGTTGTAAATATATTGCCAGCCCTGGTTGCCTGAAAAGAAATACTGAATGAACGATCATGCTGATCCATAAACCGGCGGGCTCGCTCCAGCACGACGAAAGCGGCATGCCCTTCATTGAGATGACATACCGAAGGTGATATCTTCAGTGCGTCCAGCAACCGCCAGCCGCCGATACCCAAAACGATTTCCTGTCGCAGGCGCATTTCGGTTCCGCCACCATACAATTCACCGGTGATGCCACGGTCGCCCGGCGCATTGAGCAGATCGTTACTGTCGAGCAAATACAGAGGAACTCTTCCAACCTGCGCCAGCCAGCCACGTAAATGCAGTGTCCGGCCGGGCAGTTCGACACTGACCCGTAGCCATTCGCCATCCGGGCCCTGGAGAGGGAGCACCGGCAGCATGGTGGGATTGTTGAACGGAAAAAATGCCAGCTGTACCCCATTGGTGTCAAGCGCCTGACGAAAATACCCCTGCTGATAGAGCAGTCCAATACCCACCACGGGAATACCCAGATCACTTGCAGTCTTGAGGAAATCCCCTGCGAGCACACCCAAACCGCCCGAATAGATGGGCAGTGCATCACTTAAACCGAATTCCATGCTGAAGTAGACCACAGATCCCAGGCGATCACTTCCATACCTCTCATCATACCATGTGGGCTGTCTCATATACGCCTGTCGATACGCCAGCTGGTTCCGAAGTTCCTCCATAAAGGCTGGATCGGCAGCCAACGTTTCCAACCGCATTCTCGAAACACTTTCCAGAATCAGCCATGGATCTTCCGTACCTTCCCAGATCTCCGGATCAATTGCCCGCCATAGAACATCGGCACAATGATTCCAGTTCCATCGCAGATCCAGCGCCAAGTCCGTCAGCCCTTTAAGCGAAGCTGGTAGAGACCGGGGCAGGTATCGTTCGGGGTTCATGGTCCGCCTCCTTCAGTCAGTTTGAATACTCCAGTTATCATCTCATAGTCTTTCAAAAAGCTAGTTTTCAGTTTCTGGATCCGCATCCGTTTACGGTTAGCTGGATTACTTGTAGTTTGTCCTGAGTGACATTCAAGGCAGCTCTTGCTCTCTCAGCACTTGACTACCTATATGGATTTATAACCAATACCGGGCATGGAGCCTTTCTGAGAAATTGTTCGGAGATACTGCCGAGAACAATTTCACCCTGTGTCTGTTGGCCATGGGTCCCGACAATGATCATATCGGCCTTCTGGCTCTCTGCATGGGTGAGAATTTCACTGACAATATCACCAGCTACCACAATTATGTGATATTTTCGGCATTCACGGGCAGCATTAATGATGCCCTTCAAAAGTGGAGATGACATCTTGAAGGGAATCCTGCAATGCTTTCCAGGTATCCTCAACCCCTTCCATAATTTGCTCCGACACACTGTCCTGAGTCCGATTCAATTCGAGCAACCGCTGCTTTGCTTCTTCAATTCTCTGTTCCAGCAAATCAATACGTCCGACATTTTCGGATCAAACACTACCTGCTACGCTTTTGATGTTAGCTTTGAACTCAGCAAGTTTGACTTGTGCCAGTTCAACATCGTTTTTAAGCTTTTCCTGTAATTTTTTTTTATCACTCATTGTATTCTCCTCAAATAAAGAAAGGTGAGACGATCGTATGCGTTCAGCAGCACCCCATCTTCGCACGATCAGGCTGTCGTGCAGAGGACTCATCTGAATACTCATGGCAGAACCTGTCTTCCACATGAGATGCAGCAGAAGTGTACCTATAATCTTAGTTCAGCAATTCCCATGCTAAGTGCCCGATACCAGCTCTCTCTACACCCCATCACTCTGCATTTTTAGTATAATTCACTTATGCCGCCTCCTCTGAATGTGTGTCGTCACCCACAGGCTAAAGGTCATATTTAACCACTTGGGCAAATATGACCTTTAGACCCTCACTGTCGATGCAGCCATTCCCATTTTATTGGAGCATCTTGTATGCGACGCAATGCTTAGTGCTCACTGTTGTGCTTCACTTCAAGCTCTCGCAAAGGGAATAAAATATGCGAAAAGCTGACAATGTCATGGCTGTCCTGTAATGCTTCAGTTGGAAATGGAGAATCCATTGTTTTGAGTTGGTTGGCCATCCTGATAGCTGGACAAGAGAGTTTATATGATCTTACGTTATCGGCTTGTAAACGTTCAGCAGTGAACCGGCTGGGAAAAGCAAGTGCTTTTCCCAGGTCCTATTGATAGTTAGAATTCATTTCTTGTTACTCTACTTTAATCTCAATGGCTTTTTGCTTTACCTCCTCAGTCTTCAGAATCTGCAGGTTCAGCATGCCATCCTTGAACGAAGCCTTGATGTTCTTTTCATCGACATTGTCGGGCAAGGTAAAACTCCGGGTGAAGATTCCGAAAGATCGTTCGATTCGATGGATTTTTTTTCCTTTCTCCTCTATCTCCTGTTTTCTCTCCCCCCGAATCGTCAAGATACCATTGTCTACTGTAACCTTGACATCTTCTCTATTTACCTCGGGAATTTCTGCTTTGATTACGAATGCCTTATCGGTCTCAATGATGTCTACACGGGGAGCCCAATCCCCTGCAGCAATAACCTCTTGGCTTCCCGCTCGAGGTTGCCCTACAGCTCTCGTGTAGCGTTCGACCATATCCTCAATTTCTCGCCATGGATCCCATCGTACTATTGCCATAATGAACCTCCATATTTGCGGGCATTTGTTTTCCCAACTGGACGATTCCCGCATTCAGCCCATCAGGGGGTTACGTGGATTTCTCTGTGTTTCCAGAATGGTCAACATTTTCATTATCGCTTT of the Desulfosediminicola ganghwensis genome contains:
- a CDS encoding DMT family transporter; the encoded protein is MSLTIVSWIYLYAAILLEVTGTYFIKLSEGFSRPLPSLCVLLFYGISFWLMSLAVRKIDLGIAYAIWSGIGITAITIIGTVIFKEPITIKKIISIGIIMIGVISLNLDPMSS
- the glgP gene encoding alpha-glucan family phosphorylase, with the translated sequence MNPERYLPRSLPASLKGLTDLALDLRWNWNHCADVLWRAIDPEIWEGTEDPWLILESVSRMRLETLAADPAFMEELRNQLAYRQAYMRQPTWYDERYGSDRLGSVVYFSMEFGLSDALPIYSGGLGVLAGDFLKTASDLGIPVVGIGLLYQQGYFRQALDTNGVQLAFFPFNNPTMLPVLPLQGPDGEWLRVSVELPGRTLHLRGWLAQVGRVPLYLLDSNDLLNAPGDRGITGELYGGGTEMRLRQEIVLGIGGWRLLDALKISPSVCHLNEGHAAFVVLERARRFMDQHDRSFSISFQATRAGNIFTTHTPVAAGFDRFPPGLMTQYFSEYTKTLGISMEALLSLGCSREAENHDSFNMAYLALRGCGRTNGVSRLHGEVSRQIFRPLFPRWPQQEIPIGHVTNGVHVPSWDSAAADTLWTERCGKGSWFSTLETVEYALKNVDDEKLWTMRNEARQPLITAVRRRLICQQEACRLSEKDLRQCRETLDPHVLTIGFARRFASYKRPGLLLTDPERLTHLLTHPQHPVQLIIAGKAHPQDEEGKRLVREWSEYLRRPEVREHGVFLEDYDMGLAAELVQGVDLWLNTPRRPWEACGTSGMKVLVNGGLNLSELDGWWAEAYEPGVGWSLGDGKEHDHDPAWDAKEAEELYMLLEEEVVPAFYTRDERGIPTAWVTRMRHSMARLTPLFSCNRMVREYTSDYYVPAAAAYQRRAADNGSLATALDEWHLTLLSHWQQLRFGQCTVDESSVRNLFLVEVYLGEVHPSAVRVELYADPLSPDSNPVRITMDRGERLSGSVIGYQYHAVVSKGRSAQDYTPRVIPYHADASVPVEINFILWRE
- a CDS encoding universal stress protein, with protein sequence MSSPLLKGIINAARECRKYHIIVVAGDIVSEILTHAESQKADMIIVGTHGQQTQGEIVLGSISEQFLRKAPCPVLVINPYR
- a CDS encoding Hsp20/alpha crystallin family protein yields the protein MAIVRWDPWREIEDMVERYTRAVGQPRAGSQEVIAAGDWAPRVDIIETDKAFVIKAEIPEVNREDVKVTVDNGILTIRGERKQEIEEKGKKIHRIERSFGIFTRSFTLPDNVDEKNIKASFKDGMLNLQILKTEEVKQKAIEIKVE